The DNA sequence CCTACCCCTGAGTCATCTGCCAGAGCTTTTGCAGGCGTGACGGTTCCGGAAGACTTTGCCCTAGTCATTCCTGATCCAGAAGCCAAAGAGGCTTATCCCATCAATGGTTTGACCTGGTTGTTGGTTTACAGCCAGTACGACGATCCAGCTAAAGCAGATGCGTTGAAAAATATGGTCAAGTGGGCACTCTCTAATGGAGATCAATATGCTCAGGAATTGGGCTATGTGCCATTACCAGATGATTTAGCCAACCGAGTCGTTGCAACTCTTGATACCATTAAGGTTGCCGCAGCGACCCCGGCACAGTAATCGATCTGGGATCTGGTTTTCCGTAGGCGGCTCCCCAGCTCCTACGGAACGTTTTTATTAGTAGAGGAAATCATGACTTTGCTGGCCAGAGATTCTCAAGCACCACTTCGGGCTCGGTCTCCAGTTTCCCGGTACATTGATATTGGCTTTAAGGGGCTTACGGGCTTCTTTGGCATTGCTATCGGTCTAACCCTACTGGCGATCGCTTGGCAGGTAGCGAACCAATCCTGGCCTGCAATTCAGGAATTTGGCTTGAGTTTTTTGACGTCTACTACCTGGAACCCCGTTACTAACCAATACGGAGCCTGGCCAGCTATTTATGGCACTCTGGTCAGCTCTTTTATTGCCCTGCTACTGGCATTACCTGTCGGCGTGGGGGTAGCGCTGTTTCTAAGTGAAGATTTCTTACCCCCCCGTATCCAACAGCCTTTAGTTTTTCTCATTGAGTTACTCGCAGCCATTCCCAGTGTCGTGTACGGATTGTGGGGAATTTTCGTCCTGATTCCCTTTCTCGGCAAGCAGGCACTGTGGCTCCACCAAAATCTCGGTTGGATTCCTTTCTTTAGCACCCCGCCTAGAGGGCCAGGGATGTACATCGCAGGTGTCATTCTGGCGATTATGACTCTGCCAATTATTGCTGCAATTTCTCGCGATGCGTTAGTGTCAGTGCCACCTGAACTCCGGCAAGCTTCCTATGGTTTAGGGGCAACTCGTTGGGAAACGATTTTTAAGGTTATACTGCCGTCTGCTTTTTCCGGAATCGTTGGCGCTACAATGCTAGGCTTGGGACGAGCTTTGGGTGAAACAATGGCTGTCACGATGGTCATCGGCAACGCCAACACTGTCAGCCCATCAATTTTTTCTCCAGCTACTACGATCGCCTCTCTTTTAGCAAATCAGTTTGCCGAGGCATCAGGGTTACAAATTTCTTCGTTGATGTACACGGCCCTAATCTTGTTTGGCTTAACGCTAGTAGTGAATATTCTGGCTGAAGTCTTGGTACGGACGATGCGGCAAAGCTTGTAGTTTTACCGCTCAATTGCAGATTTAGTCGGAATCGGGTCTAGCAAATAGTGCTTATATGGCTAATCTTCCACCTTCCTTATCGTCGGAGCCTTCGTCTCGCAGCTTGATGCGATCACCGACTTCACCCCGGACCTTGTTTTCCACAGCCATGACTGGGTTGGTGTTTTTGGCAGCGGCGATCGCTTTATTACCTTTGATAGCAGTGCTCACCTACGTCATCGTCAACGGTGCGGGTCGCCTGAATCTGGACTTGTTTACCCAATTGCCGCCGCCCCCATTAGTGAAGGGAGGTGGGTTTGGTAATGCCATCGTTGGCACTTTGCTCACCGTCGGCATTGGCGCAGCTATCAGTATTCCAGTCGGGATCTTGGGCGCAATCTTTCTCTCAGAGTTTGCTAGAGATACAACTCTCGCCTCTTGGATTGACTTCTTCAACAATGTGCTCAGCGGCGTGCCTTCGATTGTAGTCGGTGTTTTCGCTTATGGCGTTGTAGTGCTCACTACAGGCACCTTCTCAGCAGTTGCCGGGGGAGTCGCCTTAGCTGTTCTAATGTTGCCTATTATCGTTAGAACCTCAGCAGAGTCACTCGAATCTGTTCCCAATGAAACTCGCCAAGCTGCATTGGGCTTAGGCGCGACCCAATTTCAAACCGTGACCCGTGTCGTTTTACCTGCGGCGATCCCAGCTATCTTGACAGGCGTAATGTTGTCCGTTGCGCGGGCTGCGGGCGAAACCGCTCCTCTCATTTTTACAGCTTTATTTAGCCAGTACTGGGTTCAAGGTGTCATGCAACCGACTCCTACCCTATCCGTACTGATTTTTAATTACGCGATCGCACCTTACAAAAATCAGCAAGAACTTGCTTGGGCTGGATCACTGGTTCTTCTTACCTTAGTGTTAGTGACCAGCATTCTGGCCCGTTGGATCACTCGGCGTAAAAGTTAATTAGGGATTGATTAATTTTACTTAGCCGCGTGAAAAGAAAGATTGAATAGAATGTAAGATAACGGTGCGTACTCATAGATGTTTGATGTTTGCGATCGCCTGCTTTGAGAGTTGGCTGCACCCGGAGATTTGGGTCTCAAGTTTATGACTTAATTGGATAAATATGTTTGATAGCAACGCTTTGCATCTAAAGCAAGGTTGCTGGCTTTAATCTGAACACAAAGCATTCTGAACCATTTCAACAGCTTAAGAGGCGAACTAAATCCATACTTGGGTTGATTTATGCATACTAATACTCCAGTTGCCAGTCAAACTGAAACCGTTTTACACACAGAAAATCTAAATGTGTACTACGGCAATTTCCGGGCCCTCCGCAATATCTCAATGGATATCGCCAAAAACCAAATCACAGCTCTCATTGGTCCCTCTGGCTGCGGTAAAAGTACCTTACTTCGATGCTTCAATCGCCTCAATGACTTGATCAAAGGGTTTAGAGCAGACGGTAGAGTTTATTACCATACTCAAAACCTTTACGCCTCAGAAGTTGACCCCGTAGAAGTAAGACGCCGGATTGGCATGGTGTTTCAAAAGCCCAATCCTTTTCCTAAATCAATCTACGATAACGTCGCCTTTGGTCCTCGCCTCGTGGGTTACAAAGGTGACATGGATGAGCTAGTCGAACAATCGTTGAAGCAAGCAGCCATTTGGGACGAAGTCAAAGACAAACTCAAAGACAGTGGCCTAGCTTTGTCCGGTGGTCAACAACAACGGTTGTGTATTGCCCGCGCGATCGCGGTTCAGCCCGATATCATCTTGATGGATGAACCTGCTTCAGCACTAGACCCCATCTCAACCCTCCGCATTGAAGATTTAATGCAGGAGCTGAAGCAGCAATATACAATCGTGATCGTGACGCACAATATGCAGCAAGCGTCTCGTGCCTCTGACCGGACTGCCTTCTTTAACGTTGAGGAAAACGAAAAAGGCGGACGCAGCGGCTACTTGGTGGAATACGATCGCACTGAAATCATTTTCCAAAGTCCGCAACAGCAGATTACGCAAGAATATGTAAGCGGTCGCTTTGGTTAATCAGAGCTAGCTCCACGCCTGATTGCTGACAAACTTGGGCTGACAAACTTGAATCGTTGCGCTTAATTTCTGCATCCAGCAAAATCTTTTTTGTCTGGATTATTTTTTTGGGAGAATTTCGTATTTGCGCTCGATACTTATCTCTAAGGAAGGTGATCCCCCAGGACCGATACAAGATAGGATTACGTTAATTTTGTTATTCAATCCTGTTCTTTTTCGGTTAACACATTATGAAGCGTTATCTGTCACGTTTGCTAGCTCTAATTTTGGTGGTTACGGTTGGTCTGACAGGATGCAGTGGCGACCAGCTCAGCGGCAACTATCGTCAAGATACCCTTGCTCTCGTTAACAGTTTGAGAGAAACTATTGAGCTGCCCCAAGATGCTCCTAACCGCGTCCCCCTTCAAACAGAAGCTCGGCAAAAAATCAATGACTTTGCCTCCCGGTACCGCCGAGATAGCTCCGTAACCAAGCTCAGCTCTTTCACCACGATGAGAACAGCCTTAAATGCTCTGGCTGGTCACTATAGCTCTTACCCCAACCGTCCCCTACCCCAAAAGCTCAAAGATCGTTTGACGCAGGAGCTGACTCAAGTCGAGACGTCTCTCAACCGAGGCGCTTAATTTCCCAACTTAAAAATATAGCCAGTTGACATCGTAACTTTCGCCGCAGATTAAGATCTCCCCGTTAGTTAACGTCTTACGATCGCATTTTTGGCATTTTTTCATTTCAACAAAATCGCCGTAGACCCGAATCTCTGGATCTACGGCGATCGCTTTATTAAGAGGTTGGTTTAGTTGGTTTAGTTGGTTTAGTTGGTTTATAAGGGGTTGGCTTAATTGGCCACACTACGAACCAACTCGGATGACTTCTCATCTTCCCGCAGCACTTCCGTCAAGATGGAAGCAGGGCGTTGCCTGTGAGGCCAAGCAAACGCATGGTTAAAGGCGGCATCCTGGCAAGCTTGGAGTTCCTTAAAGCCGATGACATCGTAGGTCAATAGGTTCTCGTATTCAAACGGGAGACGGACATTGTGCAACCCTGCATTATCGGTACAGATAGCGATATCTACGCCTGCTTCAAAGCAGCGATCGAACACGACTTTAAGTTGCCGAATGTCTTCTAGAGTGCCAGTTTTGAGGTACGTCGTTGGGCAAACTTCCAGACACTGATTTTGTTGAGCCAGCTCTGGCAAGAGTTCTGGATACCGCAGCGGAATCTGAATGCCGTGACCAATTCGCATCAAGTAAGGCAAGAGTTCTGGATAACTGCCATCTGTGGTTTCGTACACATGCCCAGTCGTATTGAGCCCCAGCGATCGCGCATAGGCGTACAACTCAGTAAACTCATCCAAGCGATCGGCGTAGTAAGCATCACCCCCTGCTAAATCAATGCCGCAAACATAACTAGGCATCTGGGCTGCTAAATCGACAATGGCCCGATTCACCGCATAAGGAAGACGGGAGTGCATGCACAAAATTTGGGTGGTGACGATTGGGTATTCACTCAGCTGACTGGCTTGCCCCACGATCTCCACAATCTGAGCCATCTGGTCAATGCGATCGTTCTGAGATAAGTGATCTGGCGTCCGTAGGTAAGGCGTGTAGCGCAACTCCAGATACGCCAAATTCTCAAAGATATAAGCACCCCGAATCAGGCGATAGATAAAGTAAGGTAATGTTTTCGCGGTCTGGACATTTTCTACCAGCGTATGTAATTCTAGATACTCATCTAGGGTTTTACGAGGCCGAGTGTAGAATTCCTCAAACTCTGGGTACTCTGGAAAGCGTTGAGCTAAATCTGACTGACTGCGATGAAAGTAGCGCCAGAGAACCCGGGGAACAACTGAACCGCCTAAGTGACGGTGTAGCTCAGCATATAAAGCCACGGCAACCTCTTGTTCAATAATTTAAAGTTGACAATCGCCTGCCTGCGTAGGGAGAAAAATAGCAGATTGACCTAGCAAACTATCTGCCATGTTTAGCCCCAGTCAGTGGCTTCTGCTAAATTGTGTGAATCCTTCTTTAACTATAGACAAATCTCTTGGAGACAGGAGGGGTTCACCCGAAGGCCATTAGGCTATTAACAGACTTGATCAACTTCGATTTTGAGGTTGACACTTGTCACGTTGGTTGCCGATAATCGTAATTTGTGTGAAGTCTAGCACTAGAAAAACCCTTGGCTAACGTAGTTGTAATTGGGGCCCAATGGGGCGACGAAGGAAAAGGTAAAATTACCGACCTGCTCAGCAAATCAGCAGATGTTGTTGTACGTTACCAAGGGGGTGTCAATGCTGGGCACACCGTGGTGGTCAAGGACAAAACTTTTAAGCTGCATTTGATCCCTTCTGGCATTCTTTATCCCGACACAGAATGCATTATTGGGTCTGGCACGGTTATTGATCCCAAGATCTTAATTGAAGAATTGAATCAGCTTGAAAAGTTGAATGTTTCAACTAAAAATCTGCTGATCTCGGAAACCGCCCATGTGACCATGCCCTACCATCGCTTGATTGACCAAGCATCGGAAGAGCGGCGCGGCAACCATAAGATTGGCACCACTGGGCGCGGGATTGGTCCCACCTATGCTGATAAATCCGAGCGGACTGGCATTCGGGTGCTCGATTTAATGAATCCGGAGTCTCTACGGAAGCAGCTCAACTGGGCGATCAACTACAAGAATGTCATTCTAGAAAAGCTGTATAACTTAGCACCGCTTGATCCAGAAGCAGTGATTGCCGAGTATCTCGAATACGCTGAGCGGTTGCGGCCTCACGTCGTCGATTGTTCGCTCAAGATTTACGATGCCATTCAGCGCCGTCGTAACATCTTGTTTGAAGGTGCCCAAGGCACACTCTTGGATCTAGATCACGGAACCTACCCTTACGTCACCTCTTCCAATCCGGTTGCGGGTGGAGCTTGTGTGGGTGCTGGTGTTGGCCCCACGATGATCGATCGCGTCATTGGTGTGGCAAAAGCCTATACAACTCGTGTGGGTGAAGGCCCTTTCCCAACGGAACTAGATGGAGAAGTGGGTGAGTTGCTCTGCGATCGCGGGGCTGAATTTGGCACTACCACGGGTCGGAAGCGACGTTGTGGCTGGTTTGATGCCGTGATTGGGCGCTATGCAGTTCGCATCAATGGCCTAGACTGCTTGGCTATTACCAAGCTGGACGT is a window from the Trichocoleus desertorum ATA4-8-CV12 genome containing:
- the psb27 gene encoding photosystem II protein Psb27, with protein sequence MKRYLSRLLALILVVTVGLTGCSGDQLSGNYRQDTLALVNSLRETIELPQDAPNRVPLQTEARQKINDFASRYRRDSSVTKLSSFTTMRTALNALAGHYSSYPNRPLPQKLKDRLTQELTQVETSLNRGA
- the pstC gene encoding phosphate ABC transporter permease subunit PstC, which translates into the protein MTLLARDSQAPLRARSPVSRYIDIGFKGLTGFFGIAIGLTLLAIAWQVANQSWPAIQEFGLSFLTSTTWNPVTNQYGAWPAIYGTLVSSFIALLLALPVGVGVALFLSEDFLPPRIQQPLVFLIELLAAIPSVVYGLWGIFVLIPFLGKQALWLHQNLGWIPFFSTPPRGPGMYIAGVILAIMTLPIIAAISRDALVSVPPELRQASYGLGATRWETIFKVILPSAFSGIVGATMLGLGRALGETMAVTMVIGNANTVSPSIFSPATTIASLLANQFAEASGLQISSLMYTALILFGLTLVVNILAEVLVRTMRQSL
- a CDS encoding adenylosuccinate synthase, encoding MANVVVIGAQWGDEGKGKITDLLSKSADVVVRYQGGVNAGHTVVVKDKTFKLHLIPSGILYPDTECIIGSGTVIDPKILIEELNQLEKLNVSTKNLLISETAHVTMPYHRLIDQASEERRGNHKIGTTGRGIGPTYADKSERTGIRVLDLMNPESLRKQLNWAINYKNVILEKLYNLAPLDPEAVIAEYLEYAERLRPHVVDCSLKIYDAIQRRRNILFEGAQGTLLDLDHGTYPYVTSSNPVAGGACVGAGVGPTMIDRVIGVAKAYTTRVGEGPFPTELDGEVGELLCDRGAEFGTTTGRKRRCGWFDAVIGRYAVRINGLDCLAITKLDVLDELDEIKVCVAYEIEGQHCQDFPSSSRRFAHCKPIYKTLPGWKQSTADCRALDDLPKQALDYLKFLAELMEVPIAIVSLGASRDQTIIVEDPIHGPKRALLYANGSPIAAEV
- the pstA gene encoding phosphate ABC transporter permease PstA, yielding MANLPPSLSSEPSSRSLMRSPTSPRTLFSTAMTGLVFLAAAIALLPLIAVLTYVIVNGAGRLNLDLFTQLPPPPLVKGGGFGNAIVGTLLTVGIGAAISIPVGILGAIFLSEFARDTTLASWIDFFNNVLSGVPSIVVGVFAYGVVVLTTGTFSAVAGGVALAVLMLPIIVRTSAESLESVPNETRQAALGLGATQFQTVTRVVLPAAIPAILTGVMLSVARAAGETAPLIFTALFSQYWVQGVMQPTPTLSVLIFNYAIAPYKNQQELAWAGSLVLLTLVLVTSILARWITRRKS
- the pstB gene encoding phosphate ABC transporter ATP-binding protein, whose product is MHTNTPVASQTETVLHTENLNVYYGNFRALRNISMDIAKNQITALIGPSGCGKSTLLRCFNRLNDLIKGFRADGRVYYHTQNLYASEVDPVEVRRRIGMVFQKPNPFPKSIYDNVAFGPRLVGYKGDMDELVEQSLKQAAIWDEVKDKLKDSGLALSGGQQQRLCIARAIAVQPDIILMDEPASALDPISTLRIEDLMQELKQQYTIVIVTHNMQQASRASDRTAFFNVEENEKGGRSGYLVEYDRTEIIFQSPQQQITQEYVSGRFG
- a CDS encoding adenosine deaminase codes for the protein MALYAELHRHLGGSVVPRVLWRYFHRSQSDLAQRFPEYPEFEEFYTRPRKTLDEYLELHTLVENVQTAKTLPYFIYRLIRGAYIFENLAYLELRYTPYLRTPDHLSQNDRIDQMAQIVEIVGQASQLSEYPIVTTQILCMHSRLPYAVNRAIVDLAAQMPSYVCGIDLAGGDAYYADRLDEFTELYAYARSLGLNTTGHVYETTDGSYPELLPYLMRIGHGIQIPLRYPELLPELAQQNQCLEVCPTTYLKTGTLEDIRQLKVVFDRCFEAGVDIAICTDNAGLHNVRLPFEYENLLTYDVIGFKELQACQDAAFNHAFAWPHRQRPASILTEVLREDEKSSELVRSVAN